A single Myxocyprinus asiaticus isolate MX2 ecotype Aquarium Trade chromosome 50, UBuf_Myxa_2, whole genome shotgun sequence DNA region contains:
- the LOC127439020 gene encoding uncharacterized protein LOC127439020 isoform X3 yields MKNMYLNLLFVMFVDGVFGVETVDLKTIEVMEGDPVMLETCLNKIQKDDEIEWKFGSNGPVIAKIKANNALLYDSDDVMFSDRLHLDAQTGDLTIRNTRIKHSGTYELKIINGTHTIQKRFSVTVIDAIPKKVSVIEGDSVPLVHDITDIEKYDVIEWMFGAEGPVIAEIDKQKSEIPSYNDADGKFRGRLLLDDQSGSLTITKITSTDAGLYKLKVFGTNRDAKERKFRVTVSAVGLSSGVIAAIIVCVIVFVSAAAAVGCICHKRRTQRQVLTTSDVTGDSYDKGNGQLEPLKGGSDKQ; encoded by the exons ATGAAGAACATGTATTTGAACCTTCTTTTCGTAATGTTCGTGGACG GTGTATTTGGTGTTGAGACGGTTGACTTGAAGACAATAGAAGTAATGGAGGGCGATCCTGTCATGCTAGAAACTTGTCTTAACAAAATACAGAAAGACGATGAGATAGAGTGGAAGTTTGGATCTAATGGTCCTGTCATAGCTAAGATCAAGGCCAACAATGCCTTATTATATGACAGTGATGATGTGATGTTTAGTGACCGACTCCATCTAGATGCTCAAACTGGAGATCTGACCATCAGGAACACCAGAATCAAACACTCTGGGACTTATGAACTAAAGATCATCAATGGCACACACACCATACAAAAGAGATTCAGTGTCACCGTCATTG ATGCGATTCCTAAGAAAGTGTCAGTAATAGAGGGCGATTCCGTCCCTCTCGTGCATGATATTACTGATATAGAGAAATATGATGTGATAGAGTGGATGTTTGGAGCTGAAGGCCCTGTCATAGCTGAAATTGATAAACAGAAAAGTGAGATCCCATCATATAATGATGCTGATGGGAAATTTAGAGGCAGACTTCTACTGGACGACCAGTCAGGATCTCTCACCATAACAAAAATCACATCCACTGACGCTGGACTTTATAAACTAAAGGTGTTTGGCACGAACAGAGACGCCAAAGAAAGGAAATTCAGAGTTACTGTCAGTG CAGTGGGCCTGTCCTCGGGTGTCATAGCGGCGATAATTGTTTGTGTAATTGTGTTTGTGTCTGCTGCTGCTGCCGTGGGTTGCATTTGCCATAAACGCAGGACACAACGGCAAGTATTAACCACAAGTGATGTGACCGGAG ACTCTTATGATAAAGGGAATGGGCAACTGGAGCCTTTGAAAGGAGGTTCTGATAAACAGTAG
- the LOC127439020 gene encoding uncharacterized protein LOC127439020 isoform X1, whose protein sequence is MCIHGFYTVGGVMSLLHLVSRYLVDARFSHFDQVFCGSSVSKNNLPRERLQKEIFGVFGVETVDLKTIEVMEGDPVMLETCLNKIQKDDEIEWKFGSNGPVIAKIKANNALLYDSDDVMFSDRLHLDAQTGDLTIRNTRIKHSGTYELKIINGTHTIQKRFSVTVIDAIPKKVSVIEGDSVPLVHDITDIEKYDVIEWMFGAEGPVIAEIDKQKSEIPSYNDADGKFRGRLLLDDQSGSLTITKITSTDAGLYKLKVFGTNRDAKERKFRVTVSAVGLSSGVIAAIIVCVIVFVSAAAAVGCICHKRRTQRQVLTTSDVTGDSYDKGNGQLEPLKGGSDKQ, encoded by the exons ATGTGCATCCATGGCTTTTACACTGTAGGTGGCGTTATGAGTCTGTTACATCTCGTGTCACGTTACCTGGTAGACGCAAGATTCAGCCATTTCGACCAAGTGTTCTGCGGTTCTTCAGTCTCAAAAAACAATTTGCCACGCGAACGTCTTCAGAAGGAAATCTTCG GTGTATTTGGTGTTGAGACGGTTGACTTGAAGACAATAGAAGTAATGGAGGGCGATCCTGTCATGCTAGAAACTTGTCTTAACAAAATACAGAAAGACGATGAGATAGAGTGGAAGTTTGGATCTAATGGTCCTGTCATAGCTAAGATCAAGGCCAACAATGCCTTATTATATGACAGTGATGATGTGATGTTTAGTGACCGACTCCATCTAGATGCTCAAACTGGAGATCTGACCATCAGGAACACCAGAATCAAACACTCTGGGACTTATGAACTAAAGATCATCAATGGCACACACACCATACAAAAGAGATTCAGTGTCACCGTCATTG ATGCGATTCCTAAGAAAGTGTCAGTAATAGAGGGCGATTCCGTCCCTCTCGTGCATGATATTACTGATATAGAGAAATATGATGTGATAGAGTGGATGTTTGGAGCTGAAGGCCCTGTCATAGCTGAAATTGATAAACAGAAAAGTGAGATCCCATCATATAATGATGCTGATGGGAAATTTAGAGGCAGACTTCTACTGGACGACCAGTCAGGATCTCTCACCATAACAAAAATCACATCCACTGACGCTGGACTTTATAAACTAAAGGTGTTTGGCACGAACAGAGACGCCAAAGAAAGGAAATTCAGAGTTACTGTCAGTG CAGTGGGCCTGTCCTCGGGTGTCATAGCGGCGATAATTGTTTGTGTAATTGTGTTTGTGTCTGCTGCTGCTGCCGTGGGTTGCATTTGCCATAAACGCAGGACACAACGGCAAGTATTAACCACAAGTGATGTGACCGGAG ACTCTTATGATAAAGGGAATGGGCAACTGGAGCCTTTGAAAGGAGGTTCTGATAAACAGTAG
- the LOC127439020 gene encoding uncharacterized protein LOC127439020 isoform X2 — translation MCIHGFYTVGGVMSLLHLVSRYLVDARFSHFDQVFCGSSVSKNNLPRERLQKEIFGVFGVETVDLKTIEVMEGDPVMLETCLNKIQKDDEIEWKFGSNGPVIAKIKANNALLYDSDDVMFSDRLHLDAQTGDLTIRNTRIKHSGTYELKIINGTHTIQKRFSVTVIDAIPKKVSVIEGDSVPLVHDITDIEKYDVIEWMFGAEGPVIAEIDKQKSEIPSYNDADGKFRGRLLLDDQSGSLTITKITSTDAGLYKLKVFGTNRDAKERKFRVTVSAVGLSSGVIAAIIVCVIVFVSAAAAVGCICHKRRTQRLL, via the exons ATGTGCATCCATGGCTTTTACACTGTAGGTGGCGTTATGAGTCTGTTACATCTCGTGTCACGTTACCTGGTAGACGCAAGATTCAGCCATTTCGACCAAGTGTTCTGCGGTTCTTCAGTCTCAAAAAACAATTTGCCACGCGAACGTCTTCAGAAGGAAATCTTCG GTGTATTTGGTGTTGAGACGGTTGACTTGAAGACAATAGAAGTAATGGAGGGCGATCCTGTCATGCTAGAAACTTGTCTTAACAAAATACAGAAAGACGATGAGATAGAGTGGAAGTTTGGATCTAATGGTCCTGTCATAGCTAAGATCAAGGCCAACAATGCCTTATTATATGACAGTGATGATGTGATGTTTAGTGACCGACTCCATCTAGATGCTCAAACTGGAGATCTGACCATCAGGAACACCAGAATCAAACACTCTGGGACTTATGAACTAAAGATCATCAATGGCACACACACCATACAAAAGAGATTCAGTGTCACCGTCATTG ATGCGATTCCTAAGAAAGTGTCAGTAATAGAGGGCGATTCCGTCCCTCTCGTGCATGATATTACTGATATAGAGAAATATGATGTGATAGAGTGGATGTTTGGAGCTGAAGGCCCTGTCATAGCTGAAATTGATAAACAGAAAAGTGAGATCCCATCATATAATGATGCTGATGGGAAATTTAGAGGCAGACTTCTACTGGACGACCAGTCAGGATCTCTCACCATAACAAAAATCACATCCACTGACGCTGGACTTTATAAACTAAAGGTGTTTGGCACGAACAGAGACGCCAAAGAAAGGAAATTCAGAGTTACTGTCAGTG CAGTGGGCCTGTCCTCGGGTGTCATAGCGGCGATAATTGTTTGTGTAATTGTGTTTGTGTCTGCTGCTGCTGCCGTGGGTTGCATTTGCCATAAACGCAGGACACAACG ACTCTTATGA